A segment of the Macrobrachium nipponense isolate FS-2020 chromosome 1, ASM1510439v2, whole genome shotgun sequence genome:
TGATGTAGCCCgactccaacttggaaattttctggtcttccaactgtagatctgacgctggtctttacatttctatacatctccCAGATCATTCTGACACttctccatcactcctctctccctgagacatctccatatttcctgacgtggtactctgtcatatgccttctcaaggtctacaaaggccatatgcaagaccttttgcttctctctgtacttttccataatttgtctcaGAGTGAAAATACCATCCACAGTACTGAGCCCCTTCATGAATCCTAGTTGCTGTCTACTGATGAAAACTTTTTGCCGTAatctttcatccataattctttcaaataccttcaTTGTATGTGACATGAGCTTTAATCCTCGGTAATTTGCACAACACTGGATGTcccctttctctttgaatattgggatcaatatactttctctccatttttcgggTATCGTCTTACTTTCCATAATCTTTTTTCAATAACTGCCACAATATGtcaattccttcctcatcaagTGCCTTCCAGGCTTCTGCAGGTATGCCATTTCGGTCCCACTGCTTTActattttttatctttcccagtgccactctaacctcagcttttgttatttctgtgactggtCTACAATTTGTGTGTCCATCTCCTCTTAGAaatctttaattttcttcattcaataaggtctcaaaatattcttcccatcttattatgtctctctcatttctcagtaCATTTCCATCCTTATCCTTAATCTGCCTTATGTGTGTTATATCCTTGGTACTCTTATTTCTCGTTTGTGCTAGTTTAAAGATCTTTCCTTGCCCTTCCTTGGTATCTAGCTCTTTGTAAAGCTGATCATATGCTCTATCCTTAGCAATTGCTACagttttctttgctaatttaATTGCTTCCTTATAGGCCATCCAGTCCTCTTCCATTTGGGTCCCCTCTCACCttttctttgcttctctcttttgctttgtttcATCCTTCACTTCTTCACTGAACCACCACGTTTCCTTATTTTCGAACATCTTGCCACTACCCTCACCCAATATTTCTCGAGCAACCCTCAGTATTATATCCATCGTTCTGTTCCACCATTCATCGACATCTTTAATTTCATGTGTTAGTTCCTCTAAAACCTTTTCTTTAAACTGCCTACAAAGTTCAATCTCTTTCAGCTTAAACCATTTAATCCTTTTTGGcccctgcatttttttcttccttatttgttcaATTTCCATAACCAAGTCCATCACTACAAAACGATGTTGCACACTCACATGGTCTCCTGGTATGACCTTACAATCTTTTACCTCGCGTAAATTTTTCCTCTTATACATCAAGTAGTCTATCTGGCTGGACCTTCCGCCGCTTTTGTACGTAACTAGATGTTCTTGCCGCTTGGTGAAAAGTGTTCACCAGTATCATATCCTTGGACACAGCAAAATCAACGATTCTCTCACCCTCTGCATTCTTTCATCATAGCCATACCCACCATGTATA
Coding sequences within it:
- the LOC135218991 gene encoding uncharacterized protein LOC135218991: MYKRKNLREVKDCKVIPGDHVSVQHRFVVMDLVMEIEQIRKKKMQGPKRIKWFKLKEIELCRQFKEKVLEELTHEIKDVDEWWNRTMDIILRVAREILGEGSGKMFENKETWWFSEEVKDETKQKREAKKR